Part of the Cololabis saira isolate AMF1-May2022 chromosome 15, fColSai1.1, whole genome shotgun sequence genome, GAGGTCGTTGTCGGGGAAGTCCAAAAAGTTCCAGCCCTCCAGCTGGTCCGTGGTGGTGCAAGTGGGCGGATGTCCACTGAAGTCTACACTCAGGCGCTTTCTCACCACCCAAATCAGGCGACAGTCACAAGTGAGTGGATTCTTATCCAGCCCCAGAGTTTTCAAGGGGTCCACTGAATGAAAAGCTCCCACCTCAAGAGTGGTGAGAACGTTTCCTGAAACATTCAGCAATTTCAGTTGCGTTAAACCCTTGAATGCTCCGATTTCAATACTTATCAACGATCCCCCAACAAGATGGAACTCTTGGAGTCGAAGTAAATCTTCAAGCAGGTTCCCATGAATGTAGGTAATGGGATTAAATGAAAGGTCAAGGTATACAAGATATACCAGGTGATGTAAAGGGATGTAGGGCACACCGTGAAGGTTACAATGTGTGATGGTTAAGGACGTGAGATTGAGGCCAAAGAGGCTGTTTCCTGATAATGTCTCCAGCTTGGGGCAGTTGGAAATGAGAAGATCCTTTAGGTGAATTAAATGGTGGAAAGCATAGTTTGGCAGTGTGGTGAGGCCCAGCTGGTAGAAACGAAGACTTCTCAAGAGTGTAAGCTGAGTGAGAGCCTCTGTTGGCACAGCAGTGAGGTTACAGCCGTCAAGGTCAAGCTCCTGCAGGCCGGCCAGTCCGGTGAAAGCTTGCTGAGCAACAAAAACTAACTCATTATTGGCCGCCGTGAAAAACTGCAGGGCTTCCAAGTCTCTGAAGGTAAAGTCTAGCAACACCAGGATCTGATTGTAGCTTATGTCCAGTAACTTCAAGCTGGTCAAGCCAGCAAACGCTCCCACGGGAATAATCTTCAGGAAATTGCGAGAAAGTTTCAGAGTCAAGAGGTTTTGCAAGCCGGAAAAGGCCTCCGCCTCGATCAGTACCAAAAGATTACCACTTAAATCCAAGTGGAGCAGTGGCGTTAGCTTGCGAAACTGCTGATGCACCAGAATCTTGATTGTGTTGTTACTTAAGTTTAGCAGTTGAGCTTCCGGTGGGAGAGCGTCTGGCACGTTTGTGAAGGGGCTACCCGAGCAGTTGACCTCCAGCACTGACGTGTTGCAGCGGCAGGAGGACGGACACAGCCAGCGCGTTTCAGACGTTAATGCCAACCCCGCCGCCAACAGGTAGAGAGCTCTCCAGCACATCCATAGGTGGGCTGCAGTCCCCTCCAACATCTGGTAACCCGCCTGCATGCGTCAATACAGGACAGCTGTGAAAAAGATAGGAAAGAAAAAAGCTTGAGGGTAATGACATTggacacaaaataaaacatgcttATTCAGGGGGagtaaaataaagtgaaaagtaaagtaaaatgcagattttaattcatttattttggtgaCTGAACAAGAAAAATGCATTATTTTCAGCCCACAAATGTCAGGGAGTTGGATTTGTATTATTAATCTGCAGCTGGTATcactgatgtcacgtcaaagcTGCAGAGATGACTGTCATTCATAATTTTTGCTGCCATTATACTCATTTATCACttaatctacaggactgtctcacaaaatttgaatattgtgattaagtcctttattttctgtaatgcaaaaatgtcatacattctggattcattacaaatcaactaaaatatttcaagccttttattattttaatattgctgatcatggcttacagcttaagaaaactcaaatatcctatctcaaaaaaatttaatattctgggaatcttaatcttaaactgtaaaccatgatcagcaatattaaaataataaagggcttgcaatatttcagttgatttgtaatgaatccagaatgtatgacatttttgtttttttaattgcattacagaaaataaagaactttatcacaatattctaattttctgagacagtcctgtatatcatttATTACATTAAGCACTTACGCTCACATCTATGAGTTGTTCCTCTCATGTTCATGTACCTCATGTCCTTTATctccatagatatatatatatctgccaCAATCCCTCTCATTTCAGCCTTAACATTTATAAAGGTGCACTAAACACAAGCAGAGAGCAGCTCTTGCAGAGAAGTACTTGGCTGATGAAGGTCACAGCCGCAACATCAAAGCTTTTAATTCAGCGATGTTGAGTTCTGGCCTTGTTGAAAACACAGGCTTGAGGAGGCTGCAGTCCCGAACACTGTTTTCTttgcagcttgaaataaaaCCGCCCACAGTTGTTCTCTCAATGTGTTGTTTAATCAAGTCGGAAAGCAGGGAGAAGGCGCGAGCGAGAACTAGTGAAACAGGAGGCAGTTCATGGAGGGTTTAACTGAATCTACTGCAGATGATTTATCTCCCACAAAAAGGAACAGAAAATGTGCACATATTCTTTAGCGGGtgtaattttgaatttgattaatCTAGATACAGTGAAATCACATTTTTGGTGATTTAAGTGGCCCTGTCTGTGTTTGTCCATACGGGCTCTGAGTGGGATCTGCCTGGTTTTTAGGAGTTTCAATCAcaatttcccccttttttttgtaaCCCAGGTCAACTTTTTCCACGTTTCCAATTTGGAGCCCATAAGACTGAAGCCAGATGGGATCCATACTAGACGATGTCTTTTTATCTGTGAATGACTAAGAGTaagtaaacaaaacaacaacagtaaaTGCAATTGTAGTGTAATCTTTTATTTTCCTaatatcaataaaatgaaatgaaataatactGAAGCTAAAATAGAGCTTAAGTTTAACATACAAAGGTTGTGTCCTTCATAAACCACGATCACATAACAGGGTTATTCTTTACTTCTACCAAAGTATGTTGAGTCTGGAATCAT contains:
- the LOC133461053 gene encoding leucine-rich repeat and immunoglobulin-like domain-containing nogo receptor-interacting protein 1: MQAGYQMLEGTAAHLWMCWRALYLLAAGLALTSETRWLCPSSCRCNTSVLEVNCSGSPFTNVPDALPPEAQLLNLSNNTIKILVHQQFRKLTPLLHLDLSGNLLVLIEAEAFSGLQNLLTLKLSRNFLKIIPVGAFAGLTSLKLLDISYNQILVLLDFTFRDLEALQFFTAANNELVFVAQQAFTGLAGLQELDLDGCNLTAVPTEALTQLTLLRSLRFYQLGLTTLPNYAFHHLIHLKDLLISNCPKLETLSGNSLFGLNLTSLTITHCNLHGVPYIPLHHLVYLVYLDLSFNPITYIHGNLLEDLLRLQEFHLVGGSLISIEIGAFKGLTQLKLLNVSGNVLTTLEVGAFHSVDPLKTLGLDKNPLTCDCRLIWVVRKRLSVDFSGHPPTCTTTDQLEGWNFLDFPDNDLQNLLSCRQPRILNRKSQGVRVEQGHTVVFHCSAEGDPLPSVSWINPQLKQISAIGRIRSLSNGSLEVRYAQPHDSGTYICVASNAAGNDSLLVGLLVQAFPSSSSKKQFRLKDWSAFPSASPSVTGNHKLPFDVKTLLIAVTIGFLSFFSSVSICFVFMFFWSKGKGQIKHTATIAYVPRSTMSSNSRQTGNYMETGRFTMKLI